One genomic region from Fictibacillus marinisediminis encodes:
- the msrB gene encoding peptide-methionine (R)-S-oxide reductase MsrB, whose protein sequence is MNTQHNNQQLATFAGGCFWCMVSPFEEMPGIISVVSGYTGGHTENPTYQEVCADTTGHYEAVQITFDPELFPYKKLLQLFWQQIDPTDPGGQFYDRGDSYRTAIFYHNEEQKELAEASKQELAESGRFQKPIVTEILPASVFYPAEEYHQGYHKKNPAHYKRYRTGSGREDFIKSHWQSKPDKNELKQKLTPIQYEVTQNDATEPPFQNPYWDHKEEGIYVDIVSGEPLFSSLDKFDSSCGWPSFTKPMRQTDVKEKKDFSHFMIRTEVRSKEADSHLGHVFNDGPREAGGLRYCINSAALRFIPKEDLEKEGYGEYLSIFE, encoded by the coding sequence TTGAATACTCAGCATAACAATCAGCAGCTTGCGACTTTTGCGGGTGGATGTTTCTGGTGCATGGTTTCTCCGTTTGAGGAAATGCCGGGCATCATCAGTGTCGTGTCAGGCTATACAGGGGGGCACACGGAAAATCCGACATACCAGGAAGTCTGTGCCGATACAACGGGCCACTATGAAGCGGTACAAATTACGTTTGATCCCGAATTGTTTCCGTATAAAAAGCTGCTGCAGCTCTTCTGGCAGCAGATCGATCCGACCGATCCTGGCGGACAATTTTATGACCGGGGCGATTCGTACCGCACGGCGATTTTCTATCATAATGAAGAACAAAAAGAATTGGCAGAGGCCTCTAAGCAAGAACTTGCTGAAAGCGGCCGCTTTCAGAAGCCGATCGTGACTGAAATTTTGCCAGCCTCTGTTTTTTACCCAGCCGAAGAGTACCATCAGGGTTATCATAAGAAAAATCCAGCTCATTATAAGCGCTATCGGACGGGTTCTGGGCGTGAAGACTTTATTAAAAGCCATTGGCAGTCCAAGCCTGACAAAAATGAACTGAAGCAAAAATTAACACCGATTCAGTACGAAGTCACTCAAAATGACGCAACGGAGCCTCCTTTCCAAAATCCGTATTGGGATCATAAAGAAGAAGGCATCTATGTTGATATTGTTTCTGGAGAACCGCTGTTCAGTTCTCTTGATAAATTTGATTCCAGCTGCGGCTGGCCAAGCTTTACGAAGCCTATGCGCCAAACGGATGTAAAGGAGAAGAAGGATTTCAGCCACTTCATGATTCGTACTGAAGTAAGGAGCAAAGAAGCAGATTCTCATCTTGGCCATGTGTTTAACGATGGTCCGAGGGAAGCAGGGGGACTGCGTTACTGCATCAACTCTGCGGCATTGAGGTTTATCCCGAAAGAAGACCTTGAAAAGGAAGGCTATGGCGAGTACCTCTCGATTTTCGAATAA
- a CDS encoding Crp/Fnr family transcriptional regulator: MFLYKGEILFRQGESGPLFELKSGLLKVVRVHEDGTASLLNLIVPGEVIPHHSLISEKDYHGTAMALLPAEVEVIPEKEWYRELSENPEKYREVALLLQTKLRMMQQRIDQLTAVATKERVVLLQNWFRQYFPDMSVKDVLTQEEIGQFVGLRRETVNRVLRHL, translated from the coding sequence GTGTTTTTATATAAAGGGGAAATATTGTTTCGTCAGGGAGAAAGCGGTCCGCTCTTTGAACTGAAAAGCGGGCTCCTTAAAGTGGTCCGTGTGCATGAAGATGGAACCGCTTCATTGCTGAATTTGATCGTGCCTGGAGAAGTAATCCCGCACCACTCGCTAATCAGCGAAAAAGATTATCATGGGACGGCTATGGCTCTTCTTCCGGCAGAAGTGGAAGTGATTCCTGAAAAAGAGTGGTACAGGGAGCTATCGGAGAACCCGGAAAAGTACCGGGAAGTGGCATTGCTGCTGCAAACAAAGCTTCGAATGATGCAGCAGCGCATCGACCAGCTGACCGCTGTTGCCACAAAAGAACGGGTGGTTTTGCTGCAAAACTGGTTTCGGCAATATTTTCCGGATATGTCGGTAAAAGATGTGCTGACACAGGAGGAGATCGGCCAGTTTGTCGGCCTGCGCCGTGAAACGGTCAATCGTGTGCTGCGCCATCTATAG
- the fni gene encoding type 2 isopentenyl-diphosphate Delta-isomerase — protein MDEQNSHTEKRKNEHIEIALNQDVTGKKMTTGFENYRFKHNALPEINFSEIDLSSSFLGKTMRTPFLISSMTGGTEKAYQINKALALAAEKQGWAVGLGSMRAAIENGQTAYTFQIRNYAPSVPVIANLGAVQLNYGYGLRECMKAVEIAEADGLVLHLNGMQEIFQPEGDVNFSNLLKKIEEAAKNLPVPVGVKEVGMGIDGETAQKLINAGVQFIDVAGAGGTSWIQVEKYRSKDQMREQAAEAFLEWGNSTAEALNEVKGSSAEVPVIASGGLNNGVDAAKALALGANLAGYGRILLPAAIENEHSIISKLDQIEFELRTAMFGIGAVSVAELKSTKRLKKIKS, from the coding sequence GTGGATGAGCAAAATTCCCATACAGAAAAACGAAAAAACGAGCATATCGAAATTGCGCTAAACCAAGATGTGACTGGAAAAAAGATGACAACAGGATTTGAAAACTACAGGTTTAAGCATAACGCGCTCCCTGAAATCAACTTCAGCGAAATCGATTTGTCTTCTTCTTTTCTCGGAAAAACGATGAGAACCCCTTTCTTGATCAGTTCAATGACAGGCGGCACAGAAAAAGCGTATCAGATCAATAAGGCTCTCGCTTTGGCTGCGGAGAAACAAGGATGGGCGGTTGGATTAGGATCCATGCGGGCGGCCATCGAGAACGGGCAGACAGCCTACACGTTTCAAATCAGGAATTATGCTCCTTCTGTACCCGTCATCGCTAACCTAGGGGCGGTGCAGTTGAATTATGGGTATGGGCTGCGTGAGTGCATGAAAGCTGTTGAGATTGCCGAGGCAGATGGGCTTGTCCTGCACCTTAACGGCATGCAGGAAATTTTCCAGCCGGAAGGTGACGTCAACTTCTCCAATCTACTGAAAAAAATTGAAGAAGCGGCGAAAAACCTGCCTGTTCCGGTCGGTGTGAAAGAGGTGGGAATGGGTATCGATGGGGAGACTGCCCAAAAATTGATCAACGCAGGAGTGCAGTTTATTGATGTAGCAGGAGCGGGCGGAACCTCTTGGATTCAAGTAGAAAAATACCGATCTAAAGACCAAATGCGAGAACAAGCGGCAGAAGCTTTCTTGGAGTGGGGAAATTCGACTGCGGAGGCTCTTAATGAAGTGAAAGGAAGTTCGGCAGAGGTTCCTGTCATTGCAAGCGGCGGGCTGAATAACGGTGTGGACGCTGCAAAGGCACTGGCACTTGGCGCAAACCTTGCCGGCTATGGCCGTATCCTTTTGCCGGCTGCTATTGAAAATGAACATTCCATCATTTCAAAGCTTGATCAAATTGAATTTGAACTGCGGACGGCCATGTTTGGGATTGGGGCGGTTTCTGTTGCCGAGCTAAAATCAACGAAACGGCTGAAAAAGATTAAAAGCTGA
- the ald gene encoding alanine dehydrogenase — translation MIIGVPTEIKNNENRVALTPAGVVTLIKAGHEVLVETNAGEGSGFPNEDYAAAGANMIDSAADVWAKADMIMKVKEPLASEYNYFRPGLILFTYLHLAAEPELAAALTEKGVTAIAYETVEQNRTLPLLTPMSEVAGRMSSQIGAQFLEKPKGGKGILLGGVPGVKRGKVTVIGGGVVGTNAAKVAAGLGADVTIIDLSPDRLRQLEDIFGKSVQTLMSSPMNIADAVAESDLVIGAVLIPGAKAPKLVTEEMVKSMTPGSVIVDVAIDQGGIFETVDHITTHDNPTYEKHGVVHYAVANMPGAVPRTSTIALTNATVPFALQIANKGVTEAVLSNPALKLGLNAAGGHITYEAVAKDLGLEYVPAESALEKAFQAI, via the coding sequence TGGTGTACCTACAGAGATTAAAAACAACGAGAACCGTGTAGCTTTAACGCCGGCGGGTGTAGTTACTTTAATAAAAGCTGGACATGAAGTATTAGTAGAAACAAACGCGGGAGAAGGAAGCGGATTCCCTAACGAAGACTACGCTGCAGCTGGCGCAAACATGATCGACAGCGCTGCGGACGTTTGGGCTAAAGCAGACATGATCATGAAGGTTAAAGAACCTCTTGCTTCTGAATATAATTACTTCCGTCCTGGATTGATTCTTTTCACATACCTTCACCTTGCAGCTGAGCCAGAATTGGCGGCAGCTCTTACAGAGAAAGGTGTAACAGCGATCGCTTATGAAACTGTTGAGCAAAACCGTACGCTTCCATTGTTGACTCCAATGAGTGAAGTAGCAGGACGCATGTCTTCACAAATCGGTGCTCAATTCCTTGAAAAACCAAAAGGCGGAAAAGGGATCCTTCTAGGTGGTGTACCAGGAGTTAAGCGCGGAAAAGTAACCGTAATCGGCGGCGGTGTTGTTGGAACAAACGCTGCAAAAGTAGCAGCAGGACTTGGTGCTGACGTAACTATCATCGACTTAAGCCCAGACCGTCTTCGCCAATTGGAAGACATCTTCGGAAAAAGCGTACAAACGCTGATGTCCAGCCCAATGAACATCGCGGACGCAGTAGCAGAATCTGACCTTGTAATCGGTGCTGTTCTTATTCCTGGTGCTAAAGCGCCAAAGCTGGTTACAGAAGAAATGGTTAAATCCATGACTCCCGGATCTGTTATCGTAGACGTAGCGATCGACCAAGGCGGTATTTTCGAAACGGTTGACCACATTACAACACATGACAACCCAACTTACGAAAAACACGGCGTTGTTCACTATGCAGTTGCTAACATGCCTGGTGCGGTTCCTCGTACATCAACTATTGCATTGACGAACGCAACCGTTCCTTTCGCTCTTCAAATTGCAAACAAAGGTGTAACAGAAGCCGTATTGTCCAACCCAGCATTGAAATTGGGCCTTAACGCAGCCGGCGGACATATCACTTACGAAGCAGTTGCTAAAGATCTCGGGCTTGAGTATGTTCCTGCAGAATCTGCACTTGAAAAAGCTTTTCAAGCCATCTAA
- a CDS encoding MarR family winged helix-turn-helix transcriptional regulator — translation MNLLNNELLDSFIQIQKALYSLMKEDADRAGLTVVQLKALYKIRLTPELGLRELAGSLKLTNSTMSGVVDRLVVHELLERHTSSADRRAITLKLTKKGEEKLREATGSDSSFTKKIIELTDMPQEDKDHLLRIHHQVLNVLTTKEENQE, via the coding sequence ATGAATCTGCTCAATAATGAGCTGCTGGATTCCTTTATACAAATACAAAAAGCACTCTACTCGTTAATGAAGGAAGATGCCGACCGGGCTGGCTTGACCGTTGTACAGCTCAAAGCGTTGTACAAGATCCGCCTTACACCTGAATTAGGTTTGAGAGAGCTTGCAGGCAGCTTAAAGCTGACCAACAGCACAATGAGCGGAGTGGTAGACCGCCTTGTCGTTCATGAACTATTAGAAAGACATACTTCTTCTGCCGATCGAAGAGCCATCACACTTAAGCTCACGAAAAAAGGGGAAGAAAAGCTTCGGGAAGCAACTGGAAGTGATTCTTCATTTACCAAAAAAATTATCGAATTGACGGATATGCCGCAAGAAGATAAGGATCATTTACTCAGGATTCATCATCAAGTACTGAACGTATTGACAACCAAGGAGGAAAATCAGGAATGA
- a CDS encoding DUF3298 and DUF4163 domain-containing protein, with translation MYEARSYTNLLIQQYQNNKATVQYPQIIGLPRTETQIKLNKAIKDKIFSLMDENGIKRKDLEEMTGLFEVKLNQGDWLSIVFTNYAYWKNAAHGLTLQESITMNVKTGTIYELRDLFKEGSYYKTRLTALIKKQFKEFQFPLIQPYQSVRDTDAFYLTKSGLVIYYQSYEYTPYYVGIPEFTIPYNKIASILKPEVKISF, from the coding sequence TTGTATGAAGCCCGCTCCTATACCAATCTGCTGATCCAGCAATATCAAAATAACAAAGCGACGGTTCAATATCCCCAAATCATTGGGCTGCCCCGTACCGAGACGCAGATTAAGCTGAACAAGGCGATAAAGGATAAGATATTCAGCCTGATGGATGAAAACGGAATCAAGCGCAAGGATTTAGAAGAAATGACAGGCTTATTTGAAGTAAAGCTCAATCAGGGAGACTGGCTGAGCATCGTGTTCACAAATTACGCCTATTGGAAAAATGCTGCACACGGCCTTACACTCCAAGAATCGATTACGATGAACGTAAAAACCGGCACCATTTATGAACTGCGTGATCTTTTTAAGGAAGGAAGCTATTATAAAACAAGGCTCACCGCCCTCATCAAAAAGCAGTTTAAAGAATTTCAATTCCCGCTCATTCAGCCCTATCAGAGCGTAAGAGACACGGATGCTTTCTATTTAACAAAATCTGGCCTCGTCATCTATTACCAAAGCTATGAATACACGCCTTATTATGTCGGAATTCCTGAATTTACAATACCTTATAATAAAATTGCTTCTATACTCAAACCAGAAGTGAAAATCAGCTTTTAA
- a CDS encoding YbgA family protein, translating to MGAFAKPKLVVSQCLEFDHCRYNGDVIHHPTIRKLMAHVDFLPVCPEVEIGLGTPRETIRIVLQNGEQRLMQPKTDKDVTADMEKFSDAYLQSLQQIDGFILKSRSPSCGLKEVKLYTSTEKGPAIGSSSGLFGGKVLELYPHLAIEDEGRLNNFLIRERFFTKIFLLAAFRELKKEKSLQRLTAFHEVNKYLFLAYSRPTQKLLTRILKNKEQQKPEELFSLYEKGLSRLFLRTARYDSSINAAKEMAKAFDRFLNDKEKSYFLELTEKVAEKKEPFSSVMALLKSWAYRFEDEEILRQSWFEPYPGDLLEISDSGKGRDY from the coding sequence ATGGGAGCGTTCGCAAAGCCAAAGCTTGTTGTCAGCCAGTGTTTAGAATTTGATCATTGCCGTTATAACGGTGATGTAATCCATCATCCAACCATCCGCAAACTAATGGCGCATGTTGACTTTCTGCCGGTTTGCCCCGAAGTTGAAATCGGACTCGGAACACCGAGAGAAACGATCAGAATTGTTCTTCAAAATGGGGAACAGCGCCTCATGCAGCCTAAAACGGACAAAGATGTTACTGCTGATATGGAAAAATTTTCTGATGCTTACCTCCAGTCTCTTCAGCAAATCGATGGTTTTATTTTAAAAAGCCGTTCGCCTTCCTGTGGATTGAAAGAAGTAAAGCTGTATACCTCAACAGAAAAAGGTCCGGCCATCGGCTCAAGCAGCGGCCTTTTTGGCGGCAAAGTGCTCGAGCTGTATCCCCATTTAGCCATAGAAGATGAGGGGCGCCTCAATAACTTCCTGATCAGGGAACGTTTTTTTACAAAAATATTCTTGCTGGCTGCCTTCAGGGAACTGAAAAAAGAAAAGTCTCTACAAAGGCTGACGGCCTTTCATGAAGTAAACAAGTATTTGTTTCTTGCCTACAGCCGCCCGACACAAAAGCTTCTGACCCGCATCTTGAAGAATAAAGAACAGCAAAAGCCAGAGGAATTGTTTTCACTGTACGAAAAGGGGCTTAGCCGCCTTTTTTTAAGGACGGCACGCTATGATTCCAGCATAAATGCTGCAAAGGAAATGGCAAAAGCATTTGACCGTTTCTTAAACGACAAAGAAAAATCATACTTTCTGGAGCTTACAGAAAAAGTAGCGGAGAAAAAAGAGCCGTTTTCGAGCGTGATGGCATTGCTCAAATCATGGGCATACCGTTTTGAAGACGAAGAAATACTCCGCCAAAGCTGGTTTGAGCCCTATCCCGGTGACTTGCTTGAAATATCCGATTCCGGAAAAGGAAGAGATTATTGA
- a CDS encoding GNAT family N-acetyltransferase translates to MSVRIRTAQQEDTAQLRSLMLEYIVDFYKSPHPEDEKLKALISVLLKRERGIQFVAEHGEELKGFATLYFTYSTTRVAEITVMNDLYVAEDSRGTAVAEGLFNACKEYSVKNGYASMLWETADNNKRAQRFYEKMGGKQGNFLTYSI, encoded by the coding sequence ATGTCAGTACGTATTCGAACCGCACAGCAAGAAGATACTGCGCAGCTGCGGTCACTCATGCTTGAATATATTGTAGATTTCTATAAAAGCCCTCATCCGGAAGATGAAAAGCTGAAGGCGCTGATCAGTGTGCTTTTAAAAAGAGAGAGAGGCATTCAGTTTGTCGCAGAACATGGCGAAGAGCTTAAAGGCTTTGCGACGCTTTATTTTACATACAGCACGACCCGGGTGGCAGAAATCACGGTGATGAACGATCTGTATGTGGCCGAGGACAGCAGGGGAACAGCTGTAGCTGAAGGATTGTTTAATGCCTGCAAAGAGTATTCAGTAAAGAACGGCTATGCGTCCATGCTGTGGGAAACGGCAGATAACAACAAAAGAGCTCAGCGTTTTTATGAAAAAATGGGCGGGAAACAAGGAAACTTCCTAACCTATTCAATCTAA
- a CDS encoding HlyD family secretion protein, with amino-acid sequence MNMKRLALLNVIILLILVGGGIAAYYYYNQSVSYIKTDNAQIAGEQVTIAAPANGKLTDWKGSLGKEFNKGEEIGTISAAPSAGAGATPAAAGMSKVKITLPKDGTVVQQSAVEDSFVAAGTPLAHVYDLSNLWVTANVKETDINDVKVGQEVDVYVDSYPDNTLSGEVKKIGLATANTFSLLPNSNNTANYTKVTQVIPVKISLDSYQGLDIVPGMNVTVRIHK; translated from the coding sequence ATGAACATGAAACGTTTAGCTTTATTAAACGTAATAATTTTATTGATTTTAGTTGGGGGCGGAATTGCAGCTTATTATTACTACAATCAATCCGTTTCTTATATCAAAACAGATAATGCCCAAATCGCAGGAGAACAGGTCACGATTGCAGCACCAGCTAATGGAAAACTAACCGATTGGAAAGGTTCCCTCGGAAAAGAATTTAATAAAGGCGAAGAAATCGGTACAATCTCTGCTGCACCTTCAGCCGGAGCTGGAGCAACCCCTGCAGCTGCAGGTATGTCAAAGGTCAAGATCACTCTTCCAAAGGATGGAACAGTCGTACAGCAATCCGCAGTTGAAGATTCTTTTGTTGCAGCAGGAACACCGCTGGCTCATGTTTATGATTTAAGCAACCTTTGGGTAACAGCAAATGTGAAAGAAACAGACATAAATGATGTTAAGGTTGGCCAGGAGGTAGATGTGTACGTGGATTCTTATCCGGACAATACACTTTCTGGAGAAGTGAAAAAAATCGGCCTGGCTACTGCCAATACATTTTCTTTATTGCCAAACTCAAACAACACAGCGAACTATACAAAAGTAACTCAAGTTATCCCAGTTAAAATTTCATTAGACAGCTACCAAGGACTGGATATTGTACCTGGAATGAATGTAACCGTACGGATTCACAAGTAG
- a CDS encoding GNAT family N-acetyltransferase, protein MYGGENMELEQFSKIKDFYKNAESFLLKHEAAAELITSSCLAHLEVKTSSSNPPFLCCIREGGDILLTAFMNPPRPLLIFGKEKALPLLIKKLAVQDWGISKLTAPAKLARAFAEIWLRETGNSHRISMRMMLYRLERLTAFPPTQGRMRQASLKDSELAGKWLYEMGSETRSLLTEQEAMQTACQKIQEKRVYIWDSDQPVSMAAITRPTKNGMTVNMVYTPPEHRRKGFAKSCVAGLSRELLQSGRKFCTIYTDETNPSSNKIYRDIGYEEIGRYTELAFNQK, encoded by the coding sequence ATGTATGGCGGTGAGAATATGGAGCTGGAGCAATTCAGTAAGATCAAAGACTTTTATAAAAACGCTGAATCATTTTTGTTGAAGCATGAAGCAGCAGCGGAATTGATAACGTCCAGCTGTCTTGCTCATCTGGAGGTTAAGACATCAAGCAGCAATCCTCCTTTTTTATGCTGTATAAGAGAAGGCGGTGATATCCTGCTTACTGCCTTTATGAATCCGCCTCGTCCTTTGCTTATTTTCGGCAAAGAAAAAGCACTTCCCCTCTTGATCAAGAAACTGGCCGTGCAAGACTGGGGAATATCGAAGCTTACGGCACCTGCAAAACTTGCGCGTGCTTTTGCAGAAATATGGCTGAGAGAAACGGGGAACAGCCACCGAATTTCCATGAGAATGATGCTTTACCGGCTTGAGCGGCTAACAGCCTTCCCACCTACACAGGGAAGAATGCGGCAGGCCAGCCTGAAAGACAGCGAGCTCGCAGGAAAATGGCTGTATGAAATGGGAAGTGAGACCCGATCGCTGTTGACAGAGCAGGAGGCGATGCAAACCGCCTGCCAAAAGATTCAGGAAAAGAGAGTCTATATTTGGGACTCTGATCAGCCTGTCAGTATGGCGGCAATTACGAGGCCTACAAAGAACGGGATGACGGTCAATATGGTGTACACCCCTCCAGAGCATCGGAGAAAAGGGTTTGCCAAATCATGCGTTGCAGGTCTTAGCAGGGAACTCCTTCAATCCGGCAGGAAGTTCTGTACGATTTATACCGATGAGACCAACCCTTCTTCCAACAAAATTTACCGTGATATCGGCTATGAAGAGATCGGCAGGTATACGGAGCTCGCTTTTAACCAGAAATGA
- a CDS encoding NADP-dependent oxidoreductase, translated as MAAEINQHILLTSRPKGMPTMDNFKFEDIAIPEPQNGQVLLKTLYLSVDPYMRGRMNDTKSYVPPFELNKAISGGVVAEVVQSRSSELEEGDLVIGNLDWALYSVAEDAQVRKIDPDLAPITANLGILGMPGLTAYFGLLDIGNPQQGETVVVSGAAGAVGSAVGQIAKIKGARVVGIAGSEEKISYLKNELGFDAVVNYREAGNIRKALKEACPDGVDVYFDNVGGEISDAALSLLNQNARIPLCGQISLYNLEKADHGPRIQGQLLINSALMKGFIVSNYASHFEEGAKQLGQWLKDGKLKYEENIVEGFDNTIDAFLGLFKGENLGKQLVKVSEPSR; from the coding sequence ATGGCAGCAGAAATAAATCAGCACATCTTATTAACAAGCCGTCCGAAAGGGATGCCAACAATGGACAACTTCAAATTTGAAGACATTGCGATCCCTGAACCGCAAAATGGACAAGTATTGCTTAAAACGCTCTATCTTTCCGTGGATCCTTACATGCGCGGCAGAATGAATGATACAAAATCCTATGTTCCTCCTTTTGAATTGAACAAGGCAATCAGCGGAGGAGTTGTGGCGGAGGTTGTTCAATCCCGTTCCAGCGAATTGGAAGAAGGAGACCTTGTTATCGGAAATCTTGACTGGGCACTCTATTCAGTCGCGGAGGATGCACAAGTCAGAAAGATTGATCCTGATCTAGCTCCAATCACTGCTAACCTTGGTATTCTTGGAATGCCTGGCCTCACTGCCTATTTCGGATTACTGGATATCGGCAATCCTCAGCAAGGGGAAACCGTTGTCGTATCAGGTGCAGCCGGTGCAGTAGGAAGCGCCGTCGGCCAAATCGCTAAAATTAAAGGTGCCCGTGTAGTAGGAATTGCAGGTTCTGAAGAAAAAATCAGCTATCTCAAAAATGAACTTGGTTTTGATGCCGTGGTAAACTACCGTGAAGCAGGCAATATCCGAAAAGCTCTTAAAGAAGCTTGCCCGGACGGTGTCGATGTATATTTTGATAATGTAGGAGGAGAAATTTCGGATGCGGCATTAAGCCTGCTCAACCAGAATGCCCGCATTCCGCTTTGCGGCCAAATTTCCCTGTATAATCTTGAAAAAGCGGATCATGGCCCTCGTATTCAAGGACAGCTGCTCATCAACAGCGCCTTGATGAAAGGATTCATCGTCAGCAACTATGCTTCTCACTTTGAAGAAGGAGCGAAACAGCTTGGACAGTGGCTCAAAGATGGAAAACTGAAATACGAAGAGAACATCGTGGAAGGCTTTGACAACACCATAGATGCGTTCTTAGGATTGTTTAAAGGAGAAAACCTCGGCAAGCAGCTCGTTAAAGTATCCGAGCCAAGCCGTTAA
- a CDS encoding alpha/beta-type small acid-soluble spore protein translates to MARRSRRPLVPEAREALDQLKAQVMRDVGYQVDPSQPDAVKFEVAKDVNVPLQKDYNGQLTAKQAGTVGGQIGGRMVSELIRQAKQHLNKQH, encoded by the coding sequence ATGGCTAGAAGAAGTCGAAGACCGCTTGTGCCTGAAGCAAGGGAAGCATTGGATCAATTGAAGGCCCAGGTGATGAGAGATGTTGGCTATCAAGTGGATCCGTCACAGCCTGACGCTGTTAAATTTGAAGTAGCAAAAGATGTTAATGTCCCGCTTCAGAAGGATTACAACGGACAGCTTACGGCAAAACAAGCTGGCACAGTGGGCGGACAGATCGGCGGCCGGATGGTCAGCGAATTGATCCGACAGGCGAAACAGCATCTCAACAAACAGCACTAA
- a CDS encoding staygreen family protein: MKMLDPKKLYVQYRPNANPADPKYPRRYTLTHSDTTAQLFLVAGPEFAYDTTNEMRDEVFAEWKTFNREKILYGYVLIADENTSKSQAKTRNEIFMRELPRVLEAFFYGDRFFFQAHPEYKDAPVYIQFESVYPEYRQVKSYGPISKYQ; this comes from the coding sequence ATGAAGATGCTTGATCCCAAGAAGCTGTATGTCCAGTATCGCCCCAATGCAAATCCTGCGGATCCAAAATATCCAAGGCGGTATACCCTTACTCACTCTGATACTACGGCGCAGCTGTTCCTCGTGGCAGGGCCTGAATTTGCATATGATACGACCAATGAGATGAGAGATGAAGTTTTTGCCGAATGGAAGACATTTAACCGTGAAAAAATTCTGTACGGCTATGTATTGATTGCAGACGAAAACACAAGTAAAAGCCAGGCCAAAACGAGAAATGAGATTTTCATGAGGGAATTGCCGCGGGTACTGGAGGCTTTTTTCTATGGAGACCGCTTCTTTTTCCAGGCACACCCGGAATATAAGGATGCTCCTGTCTATATTCAATTTGAATCAGTCTATCCTGAGTATCGCCAGGTAAAGTCTTATGGTCCGATCTCTAAATACCAATAA
- a CDS encoding queuosine precursor transporter yields the protein MFNVYYGILFAAVNFILFIICYRLFGRNGLYVWVGAATILANIQVVKTIEMFGLVMTLGNTMYSTIYLSTDLLNEKYGQKEAKKAVWFGFFTLIMTTVIMQMVLLFEPAQSDIAQKPMEALFGLMPRLAAASLAAYLISQFIDVKLYSMLKKAFPGYGQLWIRNNGSTLLSQMIDSLVFCTIAFAGVYEWNVWFEIFITTYLLKFIVSATSTPVIYLARSFTFKEETKSEA from the coding sequence ATGTTTAACGTTTATTACGGTATTTTATTTGCTGCCGTGAACTTTATATTATTCATAATCTGTTACCGTCTGTTTGGCCGTAATGGTTTATATGTGTGGGTTGGAGCAGCTACCATCCTGGCGAACATTCAAGTGGTAAAAACGATTGAGATGTTCGGCCTAGTAATGACACTTGGTAATACTATGTATTCCACGATATACCTTTCTACCGACTTATTAAATGAAAAGTACGGTCAGAAAGAAGCGAAGAAAGCCGTTTGGTTTGGCTTTTTCACGCTCATCATGACGACTGTAATCATGCAGATGGTCTTGTTGTTTGAACCCGCCCAAAGTGATATTGCCCAAAAGCCGATGGAAGCACTGTTCGGATTAATGCCTAGACTAGCTGCTGCCAGTCTTGCCGCCTATCTGATCAGCCAGTTTATTGATGTAAAGCTGTATTCCATGCTGAAAAAAGCCTTTCCGGGATACGGACAGCTTTGGATCCGGAACAATGGAAGCACACTTCTCAGCCAGATGATAGATTCCTTAGTGTTTTGCACAATCGCTTTTGCAGGTGTCTATGAATGGAACGTATGGTTTGAGATTTTCATCACGACCTACCTGCTAAAATTTATCGTTTCTGCAACATCCACACCTGTTATTTATCTTGCAAGAAGCTTTACATTCAAGGAAGAAACAAAAAGCGAAGCCTGA